GACGGCAATTGCTGCTTCCTATTCGTGAATTGCCTGAACTGGAAGAACTGCGTCCTCAAGTGGGGGATGAAGTCTTTGTAATCATGGAACATGACAAGCAGGGACGTCTGCGTGCCAAATTGGCCGGGGAACGAGAGCTTTCACCATTGTCTTTCCATGCGCCAACTTCATGGTTAAACGAGTGGGTTGAAGCGACGGTATACAAGCCACTGCAGATGGGTACTTTTGTACTTGTAGAGGGCGGTGTACTGGGCTTTGGCGCAATTGGTATGATTCATTCATCCGAACGTAGTCATATGCTGCGTCTTGGTGAAAAAGTGAAATGTCGGGTGACACTGGTACGTGAAGACGGACGTGTGAATCTGGCCATGACTCAACTCAAACAAGTTGGACGTAACGAAGATGCAGACAAGCTGCTCGCCTTTATGAAAGAGCGTCCTATGGGCGGCATGCCTTACTCGGATGCAACTCCGCCGGATATCATCAAGCAGCGCTTTGGCATCAGTAAGTCTGCGTTCAAGCGTGCCTTGGGCAAATTGATGAAGGATGGACTGGTGGTTCAAAAGGAAAGCTGGACGTATTTGTCCGAATCTGCTCCTGCAGATCAAAGTGAAGACAAGTAATCTTCTTGATTAAATAGTTGTAATATGGAACTCGGATAAGGCAGGGATAGGCTGGGTAAACACCGGATGCCCCTGCTTTTTCTTTTGTTAACAGGATTGGAAAATGAAATTGAAAGTGCGGTGCCTGACATGTCTTACCGGAAATTTGCCTATGTGTATGATGAATTAATGGAAGATATGCCTTATCCGGACTGGATAAGGTTTGCAAGAACAGCATGGGAAAAGCATGGAATGCCCAAAAGTGTCGCTGAACTTGGCTGTGGAACGGGCTCCATTACGATCCCGCTCGTGAACTCCGGTTTCGAAGTTACAGGCATTGATCTCTCATCAGACATGTTGTCGGTTGCGCGCAGCAAGATGGAGGCTACGCCTCAGGGTCATCGCTTGTATCGCGAGGGCAGTGTCCGTTGGGTGCAGCAGGATATGCGGGAATGGCGAGTTCCCGAACCTGTGGATTCGGTGATATCTTTCTGTGATTGCGTCAATTATTTGCTTGAACAAGAAGATGTCGTTCGAACATTCCAGCGGACATACGAAATGCTGAAGCCTGGTGGAACGTTCCTGTTTGATGTGCATCATCCCAATACCCTTATTCGTTATGATGAGGAGCAGCCTTTTGTACTGGATGAGCGCTCGATATCTTATATTTGGACTTGTGATCTGGACCAGGATCGCTGTGAGATCGAACATCATCTCAGTATTTTTTCGCGTGTGGATAATGGTAACAAGGATATGTATCAGCGGTTTGAAGAAGTTCATGTCCAGCGTGCATATAATCCGGACTGGATGAAGCTGGAGTTATCCAAGGCAGGTTTTAGAGACGTGAAGGTATATGCGGATTTTGAATGGAAAGAAGCTGGAGACAGCGCACAGCGCTTGTTCTACGTGGCTGTGAAGTAAGAAGGAAAGATGACAACTGTCCTTATGTATCGTGCATAAGGACAGTTTTTTTGTTTGATTTTCCATGGAGAATGAATAGCAATAGTCTTAAATAGGATAAAGGAATGCTAGGAAAGACTTACGAGCGTGACAAAAAGTATTGCCAGTTAAAGTAAAGGAGGCCATAATAGTCGGATAGAAAGCGTTTTCTAAGGAAATCAATAGTCGAGGTGAGGTGTAGAAATGGAAAGTACATATAAAACAAGACTTACGTCAGAACAGTTGAATGCCATAATAGAGCAGCATTTCTCTGCAAGTATACAGGACTACAAGGAAATGGTGGATGGCTGGGCCAATCATGCATATCTCATTACACTGAGTGACGCACAGCGAGTGGTACTCAAAATTGCACCGTCGGCTTCGACAAATCTGATGCGCTGTGAGCAGGATCTCATGATTGCTGAGGTTGAGGCACTGCGCCTCATTACGGAGCTACAGGATGTTCCCGTACCCCAAGTGTTGGCTTATGATGATTCGTTAACTATGGCTTCAGCACGTTATTTTATCATGGAGTACATGTCTGGAACACCCTATAATCAGGTCAAGGATCAATATTCTGCGGAAGAACAGGAGGCCATTGAACACCTGCTCGGTCGGTACAATCGTCGAATTAATGAAATCAAGGGCGAGAAGTTTGGGTATTTCTCTGAGGAAAAACAGCGATATTCCACATGGAAAGAAGCATTTATGAATCTGATGGATGACATTCTTACCGATGGTGAAGAAGCCGGGGTTACATTTACGATCGATTACCCTGAATTGAGACGTTTGATTGGAGAAAAATCGAATGTACTGGACGATGTCAAAGAACCTGTGCTTGTGAGTTGGGATCTGTGGGATGGCAATGTTTTAGTAGACAAAGGTCGCATTACAGCCATTATTGATTTTGAACGTTCTCTGTGGGCAGATCCTCTGATGGAGCATTATTTCAGTCATTTTAACTATACGCCTGGTTTTGTGAAAGGGTATGGGCATGCGATTACAACTGAAAGTGAATTGAAAAGAAGAAG
The nucleotide sequence above comes from Paenibacillus sp. W2I17. Encoded proteins:
- a CDS encoding class I SAM-dependent methyltransferase — encoded protein: MSYRKFAYVYDELMEDMPYPDWIRFARTAWEKHGMPKSVAELGCGTGSITIPLVNSGFEVTGIDLSSDMLSVARSKMEATPQGHRLYREGSVRWVQQDMREWRVPEPVDSVISFCDCVNYLLEQEDVVRTFQRTYEMLKPGGTFLFDVHHPNTLIRYDEEQPFVLDERSISYIWTCDLDQDRCEIEHHLSIFSRVDNGNKDMYQRFEEVHVQRAYNPDWMKLELSKAGFRDVKVYADFEWKEAGDSAQRLFYVAVK
- a CDS encoding phosphotransferase family protein encodes the protein MESTYKTRLTSEQLNAIIEQHFSASIQDYKEMVDGWANHAYLITLSDAQRVVLKIAPSASTNLMRCEQDLMIAEVEALRLITELQDVPVPQVLAYDDSLTMASARYFIMEYMSGTPYNQVKDQYSAEEQEAIEHLLGRYNRRINEIKGEKFGYFSEEKQRYSTWKEAFMNLMDDILTDGEEAGVTFTIDYPELRRLIGEKSNVLDDVKEPVLVSWDLWDGNVLVDKGRITAIIDFERSLWADPLMEHYFSHFNYTPGFVKGYGHAITTESELKRRSLYDLYFDLVLRIECAYRQYDNQEHVNWTIHNLEEGIERFRLS
- a CDS encoding S1 RNA-binding domain-containing protein, whose protein sequence is MSLIAGTVVSLPVSREVSPFGFFLTTGSEDVLLHYTELTRDIKIGETLEVFVFFDTEDRLAVTMKKPYLMLGEMARLVVADVHPRLGCFLEMGLGRQLLLPIRELPELEELRPQVGDEVFVIMEHDKQGRLRAKLAGERELSPLSFHAPTSWLNEWVEATVYKPLQMGTFVLVEGGVLGFGAIGMIHSSERSHMLRLGEKVKCRVTLVREDGRVNLAMTQLKQVGRNEDADKLLAFMKERPMGGMPYSDATPPDIIKQRFGISKSAFKRALGKLMKDGLVVQKESWTYLSESAPADQSEDK